In the uncultured Methanolobus sp. genome, one interval contains:
- the mtaC gene encoding methanol--corrinoid protein MtaC yields the protein MLIVDKEGILIRYNVKMEKSMTPEEAAAELYPKEELYKPIAEAIFEGEEDDVIEGLEAAIEAGKDPIALIDDALMVGMKVVTDLYDQGVIFLPNVMMSADAMLDGIEFCKSQSTETPVQKGKVICMVAEGDVHDIGKSIVAALLRANGYEVIDLGRDVPSAEALAAVKEHEPIMMTGTALMTTTMYAFKEVNDLLVESGITMPFACGGGAVNQDFVSTYSLGVYGEEAADAPKMADAILAGADIAALREKFHNH from the coding sequence ATGTTAATAGTAGACAAAGAAGGTATCCTTATCAGATACAACGTTAAAATGGAAAAATCAATGACCCCTGAAGAGGCGGCAGCAGAACTCTATCCTAAAGAGGAGTTATACAAGCCAATCGCAGAAGCGATCTTTGAGGGTGAAGAAGATGATGTTATTGAAGGTCTTGAAGCAGCTATCGAAGCAGGCAAGGACCCAATCGCACTCATCGACGATGCACTTATGGTAGGCATGAAGGTAGTAACAGACCTTTATGACCAGGGTGTAATCTTCCTTCCAAACGTAATGATGTCAGCAGATGCAATGCTTGATGGTATTGAGTTCTGTAAGAGCCAGTCCACAGAGACCCCAGTCCAGAAGGGTAAGGTCATCTGTATGGTCGCAGAAGGTGACGTACACGACATCGGTAAGTCAATCGTAGCAGCTCTCCTCAGAGCAAACGGCTATGAAGTTATCGACCTCGGAAGAGACGTACCATCCGCAGAAGCACTCGCAGCTGTAAAAGAACACGAGCCAATCATGATGACCGGAACTGCACTCATGACAACAACCATGTATGCATTCAAGGAAGTCAACGATCTTCTTGTTGAGAGCGGAATCACAATGCCATTCGCATGCGGTGGCGGAGCAGTAAATCAGGACTTCGTTTCAACCTATTCACTTGGTGTATACGGAGAAGAAGCAGCAGACGCACCAAAGATGGCAGACGCTATCCTTGCAGGCGCAGACATTGCAGCACTGAGAGAGAAATTCCACAACCACTAA
- a CDS encoding PAS domain S-box protein encodes MSRKVISVSDNIALLGYLQNDLISGKVNYWDIIHPQDTSILAEKLKLFINDKNRFYFSAEYRIRSFDGRIYKVLERTGKLTQNDSVIFHSIISIENKQDVDFPKVENEGSYCKNIVDSIQNPLLILDSTFHVLSTNRFFNEIFNFRPQENSGGLIFDIIDNNLVNRRLRPFLEKVMAEDVFFEDLELEYYIAKHGNRILRFNARLLDNTDVGRIILLFIEDITVQRKAESDLKASEEKYSTLVEKGNDGIIIVNQKGTLTFINSKFAQMMGTEATGLSGRKLLDYLSMEYHRMIDKRHKKVLKDMRGIRRNDEVEFLKTDGNAFPAEISLSYILYEQQPSVMMAVRDISERKRAEAELKASEEKYSTLVEKGNDGIVIIQNDTFKFVNSKFSEMTGYSRTELPRQSFIDFVPLNYQRMLGKRVKKVLKDEHSIRRNDEVEFLKKDGEFFPAEISLAFIIHEEKPSVMMTVRDISERKKAESELKASEKKYSSLVEEGNDGIIIVQDNILMFANMKFCEITGFSRPEIIRRPFEDFLSVEYQRLVMNRFRRSLEKNRNSTLKYEIELVSKDGSNTPAEINSSIIDHEGRPAIMAIIRDITDQKEKERELLELIEVQKVLETVIKSSPAVVFFWKPDEDWRVEFVSENISQFGYEADDLMSGEVLYGDIVHPSDMERLTMEYDILSGEDNLSFEYRILTSSGEVRWVDERSVIKRDPEGRLQYIQGIIVDITERKNVKNFMQIGSDVGMLFSPLGDVGDMFSQLVEFTTQMDDLDCGALYLVDGATGDMNIVAHSGLSSEFVKSSRYYAGGSIHARLLKTEYPLYTRFYELTSMVPGDKHGDEGLEATALIPIRYGMELVAILMLASHSVYAVPFEVRDSLETITSQMGPVIGRMREQADVQKNIRNLRVIFESMEDMVFMLDSDGCISYANPHSYERLAYPENELIGMNLIKIYPQKMLLEAASELKDILEGREHVCRIPFESSSGEIIPVEMRCSLGQLGDDTITICVSREKV; translated from the coding sequence ATGTCCAGGAAAGTCATTTCAGTATCTGACAACATAGCCTTGCTGGGTTATTTGCAAAATGATTTGATTTCGGGAAAAGTGAATTACTGGGATATCATTCATCCCCAGGATACTTCAATACTAGCTGAAAAATTGAAGCTTTTTATAAATGATAAGAATAGATTCTACTTTTCAGCCGAATACAGGATACGGTCTTTTGATGGCAGGATATACAAAGTACTGGAGAGGACAGGTAAGCTTACGCAGAATGATTCTGTCATTTTCCATAGCATTATAAGCATAGAAAACAAGCAAGACGTTGATTTCCCGAAAGTGGAAAACGAAGGTAGCTATTGCAAAAACATAGTTGATAGCATCCAGAATCCGCTTCTTATTCTTGACAGTACATTCCACGTACTCTCCACTAATCGCTTTTTTAATGAAATTTTTAATTTCAGGCCGCAGGAGAATAGTGGAGGCTTAATTTTCGATATCATAGATAACAATCTGGTCAATCGCCGGTTAAGACCTTTCCTCGAAAAAGTTATGGCTGAAGATGTCTTTTTTGAGGATCTGGAACTTGAATATTATATTGCAAAGCATGGCAACAGAATTTTGCGTTTCAATGCAAGACTTTTGGATAATACAGATGTCGGCAGGATTATTTTGCTGTTTATAGAAGATATCACAGTTCAGAGAAAGGCTGAATCAGACCTAAAAGCATCCGAAGAAAAATATTCCACACTTGTTGAAAAGGGTAATGATGGAATTATCATCGTAAATCAAAAAGGCACTCTGACTTTTATAAATTCCAAGTTCGCCCAGATGATGGGAACAGAAGCTACCGGGCTTTCAGGCAGGAAATTGCTTGATTATCTCTCCATGGAATATCACCGCATGATAGATAAGCGCCATAAAAAAGTCCTGAAGGATATGCGTGGTATCAGGCGGAATGATGAAGTTGAATTCCTTAAAACTGACGGCAATGCATTCCCTGCCGAAATTAGTCTTTCTTACATATTGTATGAACAGCAGCCTTCGGTGATGATGGCCGTGAGGGATATTTCTGAAAGAAAACGTGCTGAAGCTGAACTTAAGGCATCTGAGGAAAAGTATTCCACACTTGTTGAAAAGGGAAATGACGGTATAGTAATCATTCAGAATGATACTTTTAAGTTTGTTAATTCGAAGTTCTCTGAAATGACCGGTTATTCACGGACAGAACTTCCCAGGCAGTCCTTTATTGATTTTGTTCCGCTGAATTATCAGCGTATGCTTGGAAAACGTGTGAAAAAAGTACTAAAAGATGAGCACAGCATAAGACGGAATGATGAAGTTGAGTTCCTGAAAAAAGACGGTGAATTTTTCCCTGCTGAAATTAGTCTGGCTTTTATAATCCATGAGGAAAAGCCTTCTGTAATGATGACTGTAAGAGATATTTCTGAAAGAAAAAAGGCAGAATCCGAACTCAAAGCTTCGGAAAAGAAATATTCTTCTCTTGTTGAAGAGGGAAACGACGGTATTATTATTGTACAGGACAACATCCTGATGTTTGCAAACATGAAGTTCTGTGAGATCACTGGTTTTTCCAGACCTGAAATAATCAGGCGGCCATTTGAGGATTTTCTTTCCGTAGAGTACCAAAGGCTTGTGATGAACAGATTCCGCCGCAGTCTTGAAAAGAATCGCAATTCCACCCTGAAGTATGAAATTGAACTTGTGTCAAAAGATGGATCCAACACGCCGGCCGAGATAAATTCATCTATTATAGATCATGAAGGCAGACCTGCAATAATGGCTATTATCAGGGACATTACTGACCAGAAGGAAAAAGAAAGGGAACTTCTCGAACTTATTGAAGTACAGAAAGTTCTGGAAACCGTAATCAAAAGCAGTCCTGCGGTTGTCTTTTTCTGGAAACCTGATGAAGACTGGAGAGTTGAATTTGTGTCTGAGAATATATCCCAGTTTGGATATGAAGCAGATGATCTTATGTCAGGCGAAGTTCTGTATGGCGATATTGTGCATCCGTCGGATATGGAAAGGCTTACCATGGAGTATGATATCCTGTCAGGCGAGGATAATCTCTCGTTTGAATATCGCATACTTACCAGCTCAGGTGAAGTTAGGTGGGTTGACGAAAGATCTGTGATAAAACGTGATCCTGAGGGCAGGCTTCAGTACATTCAGGGAATAATTGTCGATATTACTGAGCGTAAGAACGTGAAGAATTTCATGCAGATAGGGTCCGATGTCGGCATGCTTTTCAGCCCGCTTGGTGATGTGGGCGATATGTTCTCACAGCTTGTGGAATTTACAACACAGATGGATGATCTGGACTGTGGTGCCCTTTACCTTGTAGACGGGGCTACCGGTGATATGAATATTGTTGCCCATTCCGGCCTGTCTTCGGAATTCGTGAAAAGCTCCAGGTATTATGCAGGCGGGTCAATTCATGCCCGTCTCCTTAAGACCGAATACCCCCTCTATACACGTTTTTATGAGCTGACTTCAATGGTTCCCGGTGATAAACATGGCGATGAGGGGCTTGAAGCTACTGCTTTAATCCCCATCAGATATGGGATGGAACTTGTAGCTATATTGATGCTTGCATCACATAGTGTTTATGCCGTTCCTTTTGAGGTACGTGATTCCCTTGAGACAATAACTTCCCAGATGGGACCGGTTATAGGACGTATGCGCGAACAGGCAGATGTCCAGAAGAATATCAGGAATTTGCGGGTCATTTTTGAGTCCATGGAAGATATGGTTTTCATGCTTGACAGCGATGGTTGCATAAGCTATGCCAATCCTCATTCCTATGAAAGGCTTGCTTACCCGGAAAACGAGCTCATAGGTATGAACCTCATTAAAATCTATCCGCAAAAAATGCTTTTGGAAGCGGCATCTGAGCTCAAGGATATTCTTGAGGGCAGGGAGCATGTCTGCAGGATACCTTTTGAATCTTCTTCCGGTGAGATAATACCCGTTGAGATGCGCTGTTCACTGGGGCAACTGGGTGATGACACAATAACGATATGCGTCTCCCGTGAAAAGGTATGA
- the mtaC gene encoding methanol--corrinoid protein MtaC has product MLDIDPTGILVRYNVKLEDELNPDEIARELFPQDVLLSKIVEAVFEGDEDEVIITLKDAVEAGKDPISLIDDALMVGMDIVSQLYEDGNLFLPDVMISSHAMTDGIEYCKQISGKTHESKGTVVSYVVEGDIHDIGKKILIVLLKANGYDVIDLGSDVSTDEVINAVLKYKPIMLTGTSLMTTTMYSFMEVNNCLLENGIHIPFICGGGAVTQDFVMNYELGIYCEDAAVVPKIADMILENKNIDELREQFHVH; this is encoded by the coding sequence ATGCTGGATATAGATCCAACAGGGATTCTCGTTAGATATAATGTTAAACTTGAAGATGAGCTTAACCCTGATGAGATCGCAAGAGAACTATTTCCCCAGGACGTATTATTGAGTAAAATAGTTGAAGCAGTATTTGAAGGAGACGAAGACGAGGTCATTATTACCCTGAAGGATGCTGTAGAAGCAGGAAAAGATCCTATCTCCCTTATCGATGACGCTCTTATGGTAGGGATGGATATCGTATCCCAGTTATATGAAGATGGAAACCTTTTCCTTCCTGATGTGATGATCTCTTCCCATGCCATGACAGACGGGATCGAATACTGCAAGCAGATATCAGGAAAAACCCATGAAAGCAAGGGAACAGTGGTATCATATGTTGTGGAAGGGGATATTCACGATATCGGCAAGAAAATATTGATCGTCCTCCTGAAAGCCAACGGTTATGATGTCATTGATCTTGGAAGTGACGTGTCTACTGATGAGGTCATCAATGCCGTGCTCAAATACAAACCGATAATGCTTACAGGTACTTCCCTGATGACAACTACAATGTATTCCTTCATGGAAGTTAATAATTGCCTTCTTGAAAATGGCATACATATACCCTTTATATGCGGTGGCGGTGCTGTTACCCAGGATTTTGTTATGAACTACGAACTTGGAATATACTGTGAAGATGCTGCTGTGGTTCCAAAAATAGCAGACATGATCCTTGAGAATAAGAACATTGATGAATTAAGGGAACAATTCCATGTGCACTAA
- a CDS encoding VOC family protein codes for MATFIHIDIPTDDLDRSKKFYSELFGWTFKNPIPDTEFYLFATKDLQGNEGIRGGMGARGEPGQSVTNYIGVPSVNEYVKKIEQAGGKASTPMPVPGWGYLAMCEDTEGNAFGIWEDNPDAA; via the coding sequence ATGGCAACTTTCATTCACATAGACATACCAACAGATGATCTTGACAGATCAAAGAAATTCTATTCTGAACTTTTCGGCTGGACATTCAAAAACCCCATTCCAGATACAGAATTTTATCTTTTTGCAACTAAAGATCTTCAAGGCAATGAAGGTATCAGGGGAGGAATGGGAGCCAGAGGGGAACCCGGCCAGAGCGTTACAAACTACATCGGTGTTCCGTCAGTGAACGAATATGTTAAAAAGATAGAACAGGCAGGTGGAAAAGCCTCAACTCCGATGCCGGTCCCCGGATGGGGCTATCTTGCAATGTGTGAGGACACTGAAGGAAATGCTTTTGGAATCTGGGAGGATAATCCCGACGCAGCTTAA
- a CDS encoding EamA family transporter, translating into MNPGTRKAYAELITGSVLFGLLGVFVDYLQEVPTGPMIFYKELFGVFSLLVFIIITGKVSSVIPHRKKHYLLLLGFINTSTIFTYFTCIKHTSFSVAILMLYTAPMYVTLFSPLILKEKITIKGIVALALSLIGLIFIVDLGNMSSGLNSGLSGSSSHFIGIAAGILSSSLIFPPSCSYYY; encoded by the coding sequence ATGAATCCGGGTACCAGAAAAGCATATGCTGAGCTCATAACCGGTTCTGTGCTTTTCGGACTTCTGGGTGTTTTTGTTGATTACCTTCAGGAAGTACCGACCGGACCCATGATATTCTACAAAGAGCTTTTCGGTGTGTTTTCACTATTGGTTTTTATTATAATCACCGGAAAAGTATCCAGTGTAATCCCACACCGAAAAAAACATTATCTCCTGTTACTGGGTTTTATTAATACAAGCACGATTTTTACGTATTTCACCTGTATCAAACATACCAGTTTTTCAGTTGCAATACTCATGCTTTACACGGCACCAATGTATGTGACACTGTTCTCACCACTGATACTGAAAGAAAAGATAACAATCAAAGGAATTGTTGCACTGGCTCTGTCTCTTATCGGCCTTATATTCATAGTTGATTTAGGAAACATGAGTTCAGGATTGAATTCAGGTCTGAGTGGCAGTAGCAGCCATTTCATAGGAATTGCCGCAGGTATCCTCAGTAGTTCTCTAATTTTCCCTCCATCTTGTTCCTACTACTATTGA
- a CDS encoding ISH3 family transposase, with amino-acid sequence MSFPPYNSRTTSKLELKPKQCIDTVLKPLIDNIDIKINGSLSSNDLFYTAICMAVDNGSVHSASKHYQDIPCETSLRYHLRKLSLEELILINENILLQGVVSTLRPKKKYEFAIDFTNDPYYGTIDSSNEDYVIRSQVKRSTNSFYSYVSLSIINKNERYTIAVLPVERNKTKVDFLTYFIDLIKELNLNIKVLCLDREFSSVDVFELLRNRDIPHIIPIVRRGKVIKQLLEGRKARSAEYVMRNAQKKEVRLDIIIDVKYLKGKRGKCGCENLGFVVYGVNWSPRKVSTVYRRRFAIESSYRMRNIVKPKTSTRDVTLRYFFTLISFLLRNTWLYLLKIHFTIVKPGPITIDEDKFRFARFILFVEEWIRRKLRIQLIVQCLR; translated from the coding sequence ATGTCATTTCCACCATACAATTCACGAACCACTTCTAAACTTGAACTAAAACCAAAACAATGTATTGACACTGTTCTTAAACCACTCATAGATAATATCGATATCAAGATAAATGGCTCACTTAGTTCTAATGATCTATTTTACACTGCCATATGTATGGCAGTGGATAACGGTTCAGTTCATTCTGCATCAAAACATTATCAAGATATTCCTTGTGAGACATCTTTAAGATATCATCTCAGGAAACTAAGTCTTGAAGAGCTTATCTTGATAAATGAGAATATTCTTCTTCAAGGTGTTGTCAGCACTTTAAGACCAAAGAAAAAGTATGAGTTTGCTATCGATTTTACTAATGATCCATATTACGGGACAATTGACTCGTCCAATGAAGACTACGTGATACGAAGTCAGGTCAAGAGATCCACAAATTCATTTTATTCGTATGTATCACTTTCGATCATAAACAAGAATGAGAGGTATACTATTGCAGTCCTTCCTGTGGAGAGAAATAAAACAAAGGTAGATTTCCTTACTTACTTCATAGATCTTATTAAAGAACTAAATCTCAATATCAAGGTACTTTGTTTGGATAGAGAGTTCAGTTCTGTAGATGTATTTGAGTTATTACGGAACAGGGATATCCCTCATATCATACCAATAGTAAGAAGAGGAAAAGTTATCAAGCAACTACTTGAAGGGAGAAAAGCAAGGTCTGCTGAATATGTGATGAGGAATGCTCAAAAGAAAGAAGTTCGCTTAGATATCATAATTGATGTCAAGTATCTGAAAGGTAAAAGAGGTAAATGTGGATGTGAGAACCTTGGTTTTGTTGTTTATGGGGTTAACTGGTCTCCAAGGAAAGTTAGTACAGTCTATAGAAGGCGATTTGCTATCGAGTCATCATATAGGATGAGAAATATCGTCAAACCAAAAACATCAACAAGGGACGTTACTTTAAGATACTTCTTTACTTTAATATCGTTCCTGCTCAGAAATACATGGCTTTACCTCCTGAAAATACATTTTACTATTGTAAAACCAGGTCCAATAACCATTGACGAGGATAAGTTCAGGTTTGCCAGATTTATTCTGTTTGTTGAAGAATGGATTAGAAGAAAGTTAAGAATACAGTTAATAGTGCAGTGTTTAAGGTAA
- a CDS encoding DMT family transporter — MSGFFFGTEIVIIRYIRDDYSSVAQLFWYSLIGVFLLLPFSGGVSETVLMANMPVLIIFGVVNTAIAALLYVSGISRIEAQKGSILALLEPVSGIFFDVTILHTPLLMDTAIGCVFILFGAYIAVMEKSPRIFGKYFKIQI; from the coding sequence CTGTCTGGTTTTTTCTTTGGTACTGAGATAGTAATTATAAGATACATCAGGGATGACTATTCCAGTGTTGCACAGTTATTCTGGTACTCTCTTATAGGTGTGTTTTTGCTGTTGCCATTCTCTGGTGGTGTATCAGAAACAGTGCTCATGGCTAACATGCCGGTGTTAATTATTTTTGGCGTGGTCAATACTGCCATAGCAGCACTACTCTATGTTAGCGGAATATCCCGCATCGAAGCTCAGAAAGGAAGTATACTTGCCCTGCTTGAACCGGTAAGCGGTATCTTTTTTGATGTCACCATCCTTCATACACCGCTACTTATGGATACTGCTATCGGATGTGTTTTCATTCTTTTTGGAGCCTATATTGCAGTTATGGAAAAAAGTCCAAGGATATTCGGGAAATATTTTAAGATACAAATCTAG
- a CDS encoding carboxymuconolactone decarboxylase family protein: MKMLEEFFPEFTEKLDEIDKLYAENRPVDEKTYQFLCFALSIKARSKPCVLKHFKGALDAGATVKELSYILALTMREAAGADDCWTHDVLGDWKEIMKGNVCCSCSGDEDK, encoded by the coding sequence ATGAAAATGCTAGAAGAGTTCTTCCCGGAATTTACTGAAAAGCTTGATGAGATTGACAAACTATACGCTGAGAATAGACCGGTGGATGAAAAAACATATCAGTTCCTTTGCTTTGCACTTTCCATCAAAGCAAGGTCAAAGCCCTGCGTTCTTAAGCATTTCAAGGGTGCTCTGGATGCCGGTGCTACTGTAAAAGAGCTTTCCTACATACTTGCACTTACCATGAGAGAAGCTGCAGGTGCAGATGACTGCTGGACGCATGATGTGCTTGGAGACTGGAAAGAGATCATGAAAGGCAACGTCTGCTGCAGTTGTTCAGGAGATGAAGACAAATAA